One window of the Herpetosiphon gulosus genome contains the following:
- a CDS encoding S8 family serine peptidase, which translates to MKRLWLSTLVVGCLLSLASPTNTAGQTRLKEKTPEHLAEAEAPAVAGQYLIKFKPGLSKSARSNTLKNLGADQLQHLDSLDLELIEFAALKQNATPEQTERVLAELKNNPAIEYVEPNYIYAPLYTPNDPGLGQQWAWGVIKAYDGWNITQGSPTVIIAIVDTGIQTNHPDLDAKIVAGYDFVDNDTNATDGNGHGTHLAGTAAAETNNSTGGAGLCPKCRLMPIRVFNNNGSGTLAAVAQGITFAANNGAKVINLGLGGSASTTLQNAVNYAWNKGAFLTCAVGGSNSGTPTYPAAYPNCFPVAASGKTDIKTPSSGYGTWVKVAAPGASIYSTWLNGGYSTISGTSTATAHVSGLAGLLASQNRTNVQIRDRICATADPIAGTGTYWSCGRINVYAAVQ; encoded by the coding sequence TTGAAGCGTCTATGGCTAAGTACGTTGGTTGTTGGCTGTTTGCTTAGTTTGGCTAGCCCTACGAACACTGCTGGGCAGACTCGTTTGAAAGAAAAAACACCCGAACATTTGGCCGAGGCCGAAGCGCCTGCGGTTGCAGGTCAATATTTGATCAAATTCAAGCCTGGATTGAGTAAATCTGCACGCAGCAATACCCTCAAAAACCTCGGAGCCGATCAACTTCAACACCTCGATAGTCTTGATCTTGAGTTAATTGAATTTGCTGCGCTCAAACAAAACGCTACTCCAGAGCAAACTGAACGAGTGCTGGCCGAGCTAAAAAACAATCCAGCAATTGAATATGTTGAGCCAAACTACATTTATGCTCCGCTATATACGCCGAATGACCCAGGTTTGGGCCAGCAATGGGCTTGGGGAGTGATCAAAGCCTATGATGGCTGGAACATTACCCAAGGCAGCCCCACCGTGATTATTGCGATTGTAGACACTGGCATCCAAACCAATCACCCTGATCTCGATGCCAAAATTGTGGCTGGCTACGATTTTGTTGATAACGACACCAACGCCACGGATGGCAACGGTCATGGCACACACTTGGCTGGCACAGCCGCTGCCGAAACCAACAATAGCACTGGTGGCGCGGGTTTATGCCCCAAGTGCCGCTTGATGCCAATTCGGGTGTTCAACAATAATGGTAGTGGCACATTGGCCGCCGTGGCGCAGGGCATTACCTTTGCCGCCAACAACGGAGCCAAAGTCATCAACTTAGGCTTGGGTGGCAGCGCCTCAACCACCTTGCAAAACGCAGTTAATTATGCTTGGAACAAAGGTGCCTTCCTGACCTGCGCAGTTGGCGGCAGCAACTCGGGCACACCAACCTATCCAGCGGCCTACCCCAACTGTTTCCCCGTAGCGGCCAGCGGCAAAACCGATATTAAAACGCCTTCATCGGGCTATGGCACATGGGTCAAAGTGGCGGCTCCAGGCGCAAGCATTTATTCAACATGGCTGAATGGTGGTTATAGCACCATCAGCGGAACCTCAACCGCAACCGCCCATGTTTCGGGCTTGGCTGGCTTATTGGCCTCGCAAAACCGCACCAACGTCCAAATTCGCGATCGCATTTGCGCCACCGCCGATCCAATCGCAGGTACTGGTACATACTGGTCGTGTGGCCGGATTAACGTTTATGCTGCGGTGCAATAA
- a CDS encoding sulfatase-like hydrolase/transferase, with protein MAFGDLRRQPNLVLIISDQQSGNPHWPDGWADAQLPAMRQLKQTGVTFTNGHTNACTCSPSRATLFTGLYPAHHGVTEVLEFDNMNDVREKTATGVKERRQQGLRSNLQNLAKMLRTAGYQVAYKGKWHLTKPAQFSTSLNQKYWTEVDREHLAKHWGFDAWGMPDAGDNLAIANMGGGDTNNDGRFVSGHGKAAKYGELPSAFLESESVLNWIERYDSEQPFCLIVSLVNPHDVLAFPGTGTAAVTIDGQQVPLFEAAGYNRAAFADLPIGLPSTVNESLSTKPKAQTAFRRLSNAGNGVIGPNDHEAQLGYCRFYAYLCRHVDHQILRVLDALKHKGLYDDTVIVRVSDHGDMAMAHGRQRQKMYNVYQETLNIPFVISNPKLFPQPVQTNALASLIDLMPTIATIANVPDRERWRFQGNDLTPILHNQQREVQDHLHFTYDDLYMYVPGANHIRCVVEQVWKYAVYYDPFSGAQPEYELYDLAADREERHNLAYPSVFAKLPPTRQAEVQAQRDRLHEKLTHVMAKHGTTPDMIIWPKHSGPSPFASTDLPKHPDDPS; from the coding sequence ATGGCGTTTGGCGATCTGCGGCGGCAGCCGAATTTGGTGCTGATTATCTCCGACCAGCAAAGTGGTAATCCACATTGGCCTGATGGTTGGGCCGATGCCCAGCTGCCAGCAATGCGGCAATTAAAGCAAACAGGCGTAACATTTACCAATGGTCATACGAATGCCTGCACCTGCTCGCCAAGCCGCGCAACCTTGTTCACCGGGCTTTACCCCGCTCATCATGGGGTAACCGAGGTGCTCGAATTCGATAATATGAACGATGTACGCGAGAAAACCGCAACCGGAGTTAAGGAGCGGCGGCAGCAAGGTTTGCGCAGCAACTTGCAAAATCTGGCTAAAATGTTGCGCACAGCAGGCTATCAGGTTGCCTACAAAGGCAAATGGCATCTGACCAAACCAGCCCAATTTAGCACCTCGCTGAATCAGAAATATTGGACAGAGGTTGATCGTGAACATCTGGCCAAGCATTGGGGCTTCGACGCTTGGGGCATGCCCGACGCTGGCGATAACTTAGCGATTGCCAATATGGGTGGTGGCGATACCAACAACGATGGGCGTTTTGTCAGCGGTCATGGCAAGGCTGCTAAATATGGCGAGCTACCTAGCGCTTTTCTAGAATCTGAAAGTGTTTTGAACTGGATTGAGCGCTATGATTCGGAACAACCATTTTGCTTGATTGTGTCGCTGGTCAATCCCCACGATGTCTTGGCCTTTCCTGGTACTGGCACGGCAGCAGTGACGATTGATGGACAACAAGTGCCATTATTTGAGGCAGCAGGCTACAATCGCGCCGCCTTTGCTGATTTGCCGATTGGTTTGCCATCAACTGTGAATGAATCGTTGAGTACCAAGCCCAAAGCCCAAACCGCCTTCCGCCGTTTGAGCAACGCAGGTAATGGCGTGATTGGCCCCAATGATCACGAAGCGCAACTTGGTTATTGCCGCTTTTATGCCTATCTCTGTCGCCATGTCGATCATCAAATTTTGCGCGTGCTGGATGCGCTCAAACACAAAGGTTTGTACGATGATACCGTGATTGTCCGCGTGAGTGATCATGGTGATATGGCGATGGCCCACGGGCGGCAACGCCAAAAAATGTACAACGTCTATCAAGAAACCTTGAATATTCCCTTTGTGATCAGCAATCCCAAGCTTTTTCCGCAGCCCGTGCAAACCAATGCCTTAGCCAGTTTGATCGATTTAATGCCGACGATCGCCACGATTGCCAATGTGCCCGATCGCGAACGCTGGCGGTTTCAAGGCAACGATCTAACACCGATTTTGCATAATCAGCAGCGCGAAGTGCAAGATCATCTGCATTTTACCTATGACGATTTGTATATGTATGTGCCTGGAGCGAATCATATTCGTTGTGTGGTCGAGCAAGTTTGGAAATATGCGGTGTATTATGATCCATTTTCGGGGGCGCAACCAGAGTACGAGCTTTACGATTTAGCAGCTGATCGCGAAGAACGGCATAATTTAGCCTATCCCAGTGTGTTTGCTAAATTGCCACCAACCCGCCAAGCTGAGGTACAAGCGCAACGCGATCGTTTGCATGAAAAACTAACCCACGTGATGGCTAAACATGGCACAACGCCCGATATGATTATTTGGCCCAAACATTCTGGGCCTTCGCCTTTTGCCTCAACCGATCTGCCCAAGCACCCCGACGACCCAAGTTGA